The DNA sequence GGCTGGAGTAACACTTTCAGTGATTGCGCTAATCGAAAAGTACATAATGGCAAAAAATATGTCACTGCTTTTACTTTCCGCTTGCATCGGCGTGACTCTGCTTGTATTATTCACACACCGAGCAAACATTCGAAGATTGGTCCGGGGTGAAGAGAAGAAGTTGTCTCGTTGACCAAGCTTTGAAAAGTTGGTTGACTAACCTGAGTCCGGGGATGTATGGCGAGAGTTTCGGTTCTAGGTGCAGGAGGGTGGGGAATTGCGATCGCCAATCTACTTGCCGAGACCGACAACCAGGTAATCCTCTGGAAACATGATCCCGCTGCTGTAAAAAAGCTAATCACTACCCGGCGCGACAACACCAAGTTGCGCGGCGTGGATATCCACAAGAAGATTCAAATTACCCACGACATGGCCGAGTCAATGGATGATCGCGATATCATCATTCTTGCTATTCCTACGCAAAATGTGCGTCGGGTCTGCGAGAAAATCAGAGCTACCGGCAAACCGGTGCCGATCGTCGTCAGCCTGTCCAAGGGTATCGAGATAACTACCTTACAACGAGTGTCGGAAATCATCGCCGACGTACTTGGTGACGACGTTGCCGATCGCGTAGTCGTCTTGTCGGGGCCGTCACATGCCGAGGAGGTCTCCCGCAATGTGCCGACTTCGGTCGTTGCCGCCGGAATCAAACACGGTTCGCTTACTGAAGTGCAGCACCTGATGTCGACCGCGAGTTTTCGCGTTTATACGTCTGATGATGTCATCGGAGTTGAGCTTGGCGGGGCGCTGAAAAACGTAATTGCCCTTGCTGCCGGAATGCTCTACGGCCTAAGACTGGGAGATAACACGACCGGGGCATTGCTAACGAGAGGACTGGCGGAGATGTCGAGACTTGGCGCCAAAATGGGCGCTCGAGAGGAGACTTTCGCCGGATTGTCAGGTCTTGGCGACCTGGTGACTACCTGCGTTTCATTCCATAGCCGTAATCGTTATGTCGGTGAAAGGATTGGCAGGGGAGAAAAACTTCCGGAAATCATGTCTTCTATGACAATGGTCGCCGAAGGAGTCCCAACGACAAGAGCCGCTGTTCGTCTCGCCGAGAAGTACAATGTCGAGATGCCTATTACACGTCAGGTATACGAAGTCCTCTTCGACTCGAAGTCTCCTGCACAAGCGCTGAGTGACCTGATGAGCCGAGAACTCAAGAGTGAGGTCTACTGTTAGAGAAAGAATGCGAGCGTGATGCTGTGAAGAACGGCGAAGAGAAACTTTACTATTCCATATCTGAAGTCGCAGAAATGACTGACGTCAAACCGTACGTATTGCGGTTCTGGGAGAAGGAATTTCCGCTTCTGCGTCCGAAGAAAAATCGCGGCGGTAACCGCACTTATCAAAAGCGAGAGATCACGCTGGTCAATCGAATTAAGTCGCTTTTGTATGAAGAGGGCTATACAATCGAAGGTGCCCGCCAGAAGCTCTCAGAATCATCCCGCGACATTCGACGCGAGGACAAACTGATCGAGCTTTTGGGGCAGATTAAGAAGGAGCTGATGGAGCTCGAGCGGGTTCTGACTTTGAATAGCCCGAACGGCTCCAAACCGTAGGACAACCCGCCTGCAATAGTTCCGAAATTCGATTGTATTCTGAACCGATATCGCTTATTTTAGCGTCCCCCTGATTCGGGGCGTGGCGCAGTTGGTAGCGCACTCGCTTGGGGTGCGAGAGGTCGGCAGTTCAAGTCTGCTCGCCCCGATTTTGATTCCCAAAACTACAGCCGCAGTTGACCTACATCTCTGGAGTCATGTCGACTGAAATCTTGAGTCGGTCGAGTATTTCCGCACCGACTTCTTCGATGGCGCGTCGCGTTACATCAACGGTTTCCCATCCCTGTTTAGCAAAGAGCATCCGGCAAAAACGCAGTTCACCGCGCACCTGCGTGATGTCGTGATAGTTCATGATGGCGTGGCGATTGTCCTTGCTTCCCATCAGCAATGATGCGCGTTCTTCCCGTACTCGCGCCAGTTCGTTGGCGTCAATCATCAATCCAATAACACTTTGCTTCGGCGCCTTGTTGGTGCGGCTGACCAGCTGGGCGCCGTATGGCTCTTCAGAGATAATCGGAATGTTGACGACTTTCAGGCCGAAATTGCAGGCGAGGTACATGCTGATAGGCGTCTTGCAGGTTCGTGAAAGCCCGACCAAGACAATGTCAGCTTCTTCGATGCGGTGGCCGCGGCCATCGTCATGCTCGACTGTATAGCCGATGGCATCGAGTTTTCGATAGTATCGATCATCGATGATCTGAAGCAACCCGGGACGATATTGCGGATGAACTCCAAGGAATTTTGAAAGGGTCTTGATCATTGGACGAAGGACATTTAGATGAAGGATACCCTTTGAGTCGAGCAGCTCGTGAAAGTACTCGCCGTGCTCGATGGAAATTAT is a window from the bacterium genome containing:
- a CDS encoding kinase/pyrophosphorylase, with protein sequence MDKGKNIIIISDGTGRTAKRLLDAVLSQYDNLKIAFHIKKTYQGITTKEQIDAIVSEITDDYLVVYSIISIEHGEYFHELLDSKGILHLNVLRPMIKTLSKFLGVHPQYRPGLLQIIDDRYYRKLDAIGYTVEHDDGRGHRIEEADIVLVGLSRTCKTPISMYLACNFGLKVVNIPIISEEPYGAQLVSRTNKAPKQSVIGLMIDANELARVREERASLLMGSKDNRHAIMNYHDITQVRGELRFCRMLFAKQGWETVDVTRRAIEEVGAEILDRLKISVDMTPEM
- a CDS encoding NAD(P)-dependent glycerol-3-phosphate dehydrogenase; protein product: MARVSVLGAGGWGIAIANLLAETDNQVILWKHDPAAVKKLITTRRDNTKLRGVDIHKKIQITHDMAESMDDRDIIILAIPTQNVRRVCEKIRATGKPVPIVVSLSKGIEITTLQRVSEIIADVLGDDVADRVVVLSGPSHAEEVSRNVPTSVVAAGIKHGSLTEVQHLMSTASFRVYTSDDVIGVELGGALKNVIALAAGMLYGLRLGDNTTGALLTRGLAEMSRLGAKMGAREETFAGLSGLGDLVTTCVSFHSRNRYVGERIGRGEKLPEIMSSMTMVAEGVPTTRAAVRLAEKYNVEMPITRQVYEVLFDSKSPAQALSDLMSRELKSEVYC
- a CDS encoding MerR family transcriptional regulator, which codes for MTDVKPYVLRFWEKEFPLLRPKKNRGGNRTYQKREITLVNRIKSLLYEEGYTIEGARQKLSESSRDIRREDKLIELLGQIKKELMELERVLTLNSPNGSKP